The DNA sequence GGCTTCGTCGCCCGGCACCACCAGTTCCCGTGGGATCAGCACGACAGCGGTGGATCCGCCGTACGGCGACTCCTTCAGGTGCACCCGGATGCCGGTGCGTTCGGTCAGCCGGCTGACTACGTACAGGCCGAGCCGGACGGTGCTGGACAACCGGAACTCCGGATGCTCGGTGATCCGTTCGTTTGCGGCGGCCCGCTCGTCGTCGCTCATGCCCAGCCCGCGGTCCTCGATCTCCAGCACGTAGCCGTTGGCGACGAACTGTCCCTTGACCTGGACGGTGGTGTGCGGCGGGGAGAACGACAACGCGTTCTCGATGAGTTCGGCGAGCAGGTGGATCACGTCGGCGACGGCCCGGCCGGCCAACGAGACCTGCCCGATCGGAGCGACGGTCACCCGGGTGTAGTCCTCGACCTCGGCGATGGCACCCCGGACTACGTCCACCATCGGCACGTCGCGGCGCCAGGTCCGGCCGGGGGTCGAGCCGGAGAGCACGATCAGATTCTCCGCGTTGCGCCGCATCCGGGTGGCCAGGTGGTCGACCCGGAAGAGCTCCTCCAGCTTGTCCGCGTCCTCCTCCCGGCGTTCCATCGAGTCGAGCAGGGTGAGCTGCCGGTGGACCAGTGCCTGGGTCCGGCGGGCCAGGCTGAGGAACACGTCGCGGACGCTGCGCCGCAGCTCGGCCTGTTCCACGGCGGTGCGCACGGCGGTTTCCTGCACCCGGTTGAACGCGCGGCCCACTTGCCCGATCTCGTCGTTGCCGAACTCCAGCGGCGGTGCCTCGGCCGCCACGTCGACCTCCTCGCCCCGGCCGAGCCGGTCGACCACGCCCGGCAGCCGCTCCTCAGCCAGCCGGTGCGCCGCGTCCCGGAGCCGTTCGAGCTGGGCGACGATCGCCCGCGCGGTGGTGATCGACATGATGATCGACGCGACGACCGCGAGCATGCCGAGACCGGCCGCGAGTAGCAGCCGGAGCAGTACCAGCAGGGCCACCGGCACGGCCCGGTCGACGAGGTCGTCGCCGCCGGCCAGCACGATCGTGTGTAGATCGGACATGGTCGTGTCGGCCGCGGGCCGCCACTGCGCCTCGGTCAACGGTGCCGACGAGGAGGACGGCCCGCTCGCGACGATCCGCTGCTGCGCGTTCCGGAAACGTTCGTAGCTGTCGCTGTCGACCAGTTCCGCGTACCGGGCCCGGTCCGGTTCCGGCAGTTTCACCACGGTGGCGTCGACGAGGAATTCCTGTGCGCCGACCAGCTGTACGAACCGGGTGTGCTCGGCTGCGGTGAACCGCTTCGCGACGATCACACCGGCGATCAGCGCATCCTGCTGGGCGACCAGTTCCTGGCTCCGGTTGAGATCGGTCAGGGTCGCCGTGTCGTCGGCGATGTCGCGTTCGTCGAGGTTGCCCAGCGCACCGAACAGTTGGAAGAACGCGGCGATCGTGTTGGTGTAGGCCTCGTGTGCGCTGCCCCGGTCGACTTCCCGTGCCTCGACGGCGTCGCGGGTGACGCGCAGCTCGGTCAGCCACCGCACGGTGTCGGCGACCTGCTGTTCCAGCTCGGCGCCGGCCGCGAGGTCCGCCCACCAGTGCTGGGCGGATGCCTGGAATTCGTCCGCGAGCCGTTCGTTCGCCTCACGCAGCTCGACCAGTTCGCTGCGGCGTTCGTCGGTCGGCCCGGCCAGGTATTCCATCGCCAGGCGCCGCTCGGACTGCAGCCCGAGCAGCAGCGGCTCGCTCGGCTGGTAGATCTGGCTGTCGTAGGTCTGCACCCACAACAAATTCAGGCCGTCGCGCAGGGTCACCCATGCGGCGAATGCCCACAGCGCGCTGAGTGACAGCAGCAGCGCGACAATCTTGGTACGCAGGTGAAATCCGCGTGACACCATTACACCGTCCCCGGCCTGACCTGCGAATGTCTCGTCATCTGCCTGCTACTCCTGGCCGTACATACGCGGACTGCGCCGCGCCTGTTCATGAGCGCATGGGCACGGCGCACGCTAGCAGCGTCGCGGTCCGGTGCTCAAGCGTGCCTGTTGACGCCGGTGACGCGTGCCCGGTGAGCGAGTTTGCCGGCGGCCACGATCTCTGCCGCGACCACTGTGATCGGTTGGTAGAGGTCCTTGTCGTGCCAGAGGGCCGGCCCCTGGTCGGCGGTGGACGGTACGAGATGGGCGGCACCCCGGCGGGCGGCCCTCAGCATCCGGTCGCTGGGCGGGTCGGTGGTGGCGAGCAGGATCCGTACCGCGTACGCGGTCTCTTCGGCGGTGCCGTGCCAGCACCCCCAGGAGCCGTCTGGCCGTTGGGTACGCAGCACCCAGTCCACCGCCCGCAGCACGGCGGCTGCCGGCCGGGCCCCGGTGCCGGCGGCGGACAACGCCAACGCGCAGGCGGCGGTCGCGTAGTACGGCGAGGCGTGCCAGCGGTCCTGCCAGGAGCCGTCGGGTTGCTGCTGGTCGCACAGCCAGGTGCTGATCGACCGGCGGAGTACATCCAGGTCGGCGGCGCGCCGGCCACCCCCGACCGCCTGGAGGGTGTCGAGGGCGTGCGCGTTGGTGGTCACCGAGGCGCCGTCCTCACCCGGCCAGGTGGCGATGTGGTCGCCGGCCCGGAAGCCGAGCAGCACCGCCGGATCGGCTGGCTGTCCGAGCAGCGCGAGACAGTGCAGGACCACGGCGGTGGTGTCGGCGTCCGGCGGCAGGCCCGCCCCGGTCGCCGCTCCGGCCGGGGTGAGCGCCGCACGCAGGGATCCAGGTAGTTCGGGCGGCACCAGCATGGCGACGTCGGCGCGCAGCAGGGTGGTCAGGGCCCAGGCCCGCTCGAACACGGCGACGGGCGTGGCACACGGCACCGGACCGTGGTGTTCGCGTACCACCGTTTCCAGGTAGTGGC is a window from the Solwaraspora sp. WMMD792 genome containing:
- a CDS encoding nitrate- and nitrite sensing domain-containing protein, whose product is MVSRGFHLRTKIVALLLSLSALWAFAAWVTLRDGLNLLWVQTYDSQIYQPSEPLLLGLQSERRLAMEYLAGPTDERRSELVELREANERLADEFQASAQHWWADLAAGAELEQQVADTVRWLTELRVTRDAVEAREVDRGSAHEAYTNTIAAFFQLFGALGNLDERDIADDTATLTDLNRSQELVAQQDALIAGVIVAKRFTAAEHTRFVQLVGAQEFLVDATVVKLPEPDRARYAELVDSDSYERFRNAQQRIVASGPSSSSAPLTEAQWRPAADTTMSDLHTIVLAGGDDLVDRAVPVALLVLLRLLLAAGLGMLAVVASIIMSITTARAIVAQLERLRDAAHRLAEERLPGVVDRLGRGEEVDVAAEAPPLEFGNDEIGQVGRAFNRVQETAVRTAVEQAELRRSVRDVFLSLARRTQALVHRQLTLLDSMERREEDADKLEELFRVDHLATRMRRNAENLIVLSGSTPGRTWRRDVPMVDVVRGAIAEVEDYTRVTVAPIGQVSLAGRAVADVIHLLAELIENALSFSPPHTTVQVKGQFVANGYVLEIEDRGLGMSDDERAAANERITEHPEFRLSSTVRLGLYVVSRLTERTGIRVHLKESPYGGSTAVVLIPRELVVPGDEATDPDLRSSGRLPAAVPAASDTVETLPLAAAAGPGRAVERRSTVRAVAPVAATARSEPVPAPDGDTPATATGATPPTAPTTETAASAGRPAGPVEPESQPDRVRAAPPAGPHTSTYTPSGLPVRVRSAAAGSAGGPGANRPDRSPQRDRHPDGEPADPPARPAEQVLRMMSAYQSGTRQGRSDAARLPDAPPPEDSAAAPQRQSPATAPVSDDRNPPSA